CTTCATTAGTCCAACGCGCCGGGCATCAAACATGTGTCTGGTCTCAGGCGTGAGGGCTGCTGTAATCACAACCAGGTCCGCTAGCGGTAACTCAGCATCCAGGCTTTCAAAAGTAAGTGTTTTGCAGCCTTGAAGGCCAAGAGCCTGCTTGCGAATCACCGTGACATCGGCACGAAAGGGTGCCAGCAGATTCAGCAGCTCCTCAGTGATTCCTCCCCCACCAACGATTAGAACTTTGGCTTCATAAAGGCTCACCGCAAATGGCCGGCCCCACTGTTTTGCGCGCGCCCGCTCTGGCAAAATTCGCATCAGAGCAAGGCTCATAGCCAAGGCATGTTCGGCAACCGGTTCGCGATACGCACCCTTAGCTGACGTGAATCGATGCGGCATCTGAATCACCTGATCGAAGGCATCTACCCCAGCAAACGGTAATTGCACCCAATCAATTTGCGGATAGCTACGCAGCACCTCGCCCAAGTCACCAGGTGAAGAATAATCGGTCCAGATTAACCCCTTGGTTTCCGTCGAAAGAGGTGCAAACACTCCCCCTGCAGATTGAACTGCTTCCTCATACTCCGGAAAACTCTTTGGAGCAATCGAAATAACCTTAGGCACCTTGAAGCCGACGCCTTTCAGCTTCGAGATCAACCAGCTCGCGCTGAATTCTGGAGGACTCTTCTGGCTCTAGGGTGGCGTCAACGCGTCGAAGCGCGGCAAGGAGATCGGCTTTTGCGTGCGCAAGCGCGTTGACTAACGCGCGGCCAATTACACCCTGGCCATACCTGACCAGACCTGCCTGGTCGGCTGCCGGCAATGACTGAGCAGCAATTTCACGCAGTAGTGGGTGAAGTTCCCCTGGTGTTGCACCGGCAACGGTTGCCAAGAACTCAGGCTGCTGCCTAACCGCCGCCGCAGTGGCAACCGCCTCCAAAATGGCGTTGTGCGCCGGGGCCGAGAACCCGTCGCGAACAAGTCTGGCTAATTCCGCCTGGCTGTAGCTGTCAGGAACCTGGACAAGGACCTCAAGCACTTGGCGCTCGAATCGAGTAATCGGGTCAATTAGGTTTGGCAGCGAAAAGCCGGCTACCTGCGGTTCAGGCGCAGACTGAGTGCTGACTTGATCTCTTCGGAGGTCTGCAACCGCTTCTTTACGAACGGCCTTACCTGCAGCATCGACCAACGCGGCTACCTCGTTGCCTTCAAGATTCACCCATCCGGCAAGTTCTCGAATATATGCTGGGCGAAGAGCCGAATCTCGGATTCCGGCGACGATAGGCGCTGCAGCGCGAGCCGCGCCAACCCGCCCCTCGATTGTTGCCAGATCGAACTTCGAAATCTTCTGTTTGATAGCAAACTCAAACAACGGGCGCTTATTCTCAATCATCAGCCGGACAGCTTCGTCGCCCCGAGCTGACCTCAAATCGCATGGATCAAGACCATCTGGCCCGACAGCAACAAATGTTTGAGCCGAGAATTTCTCTGAATCAGAGAATGCTCGCATAGCCGCCTTCTGACCGGCAGCATCAGGGTCAAAGGTAAAAATGACTTCTGCTGGAGTGTCTTTTTCAGCCGATAGCATGCGGTTCAGGATCCGAATGTGATCATCACCGAATGCAGTTCCGCAGGTAGCTACAGCTGTGGTGATGCCTGCTAGGTGGCAGGCCATTACGTCGGTGTACCCCTCGACAACAACCACCTTTTGCTGCTTTGCGATGTCGCGCTTTGCCAAATCAAGCCCGTAAAGTACCTGTGACTTGTGGTAAACCAAAGTGTCACTTGTGTTCAGATACTTGGGACCCTGATCATCATCGAAAAGTTTTCGGGCACCAAAACCAATTACCTGGCCGGTTGTGTCTCGAATTGGCCAAATTAGACGACCACGAAATTTGTCGTACGCGCCGCGCTCACTCTTGGTTGCCAAACCGGCAGTCACTAGTTCATCCAGGGTGAACCCTTTAGCGGTGAGGTGGTCGACTAGGTTATTCCACCCCTGAGGTGCAAAACCGATGCCAAAATGCTCAGCCGCGGCTTTGTCAAAGCCCCTGCCTTTTAGGAAGTCGCGCCCAGGAATCGCTGCGTCAGTCATGAGTTGATTTGCATAGAATTCAGCTGCTGCAGCATTTGCCTCTAGCAATCGAGACCGCTGCCCCTGATCTGGACTTGAGGAGCCCTCTTCGTAGGTAAGTTCAAAGCCAACCCGAGCTGCCAACTTCTCGACTGACTCATAGAAACTCAACTGATCCATTTGCTGGACGAATTTGTAGACATCGCCTCCCTCGCCGCAACCGAAGCAGTGATAGAAACCCTGAGCAGGTCGGACATTGAATGACGGGGACTTCTCATCGTGAAAAGGGCAGAGTCCCTTGAGTGATCCAACGCTGGCTGGTCGCAGTGCAACGTACTCGCTAATGACATCGGCGATGTTTATCCGAGATTTGACCTCGTCGATGTCTCGCGCTCGAATCTTGCCTGCCATAGAAGTTATCCTAGGTCGCATTCGGTGAGCCGACTAAGCGGTGATGCAGGTTGATTGCACTCTGATCGGTGAGCGATGCAACTTGATCAACAATCACCCTACGGTGCTCGGCCTCAGTCTTGGCGCCTGCCCAGGCTGCGCGGGAGTAGGCGTCAAGGTGTTGGCCATTTGCAGCCAGGAGGGCATCAGCTAACTCAGCGAGTAAAGCACGTTGCCATTCATAAAAAGGACGGCGAGACTCATGAGACATCAGGAATGCCGAGACAATGCCCTTGAGTGTGGCAATTTCTTGTCGAACCGAGACCGGAACCACAATGTTGGCACCGAAACGCGCCATCGAATCACTCGGTGAGGCATCAACAATGGCATCGATGGTCTGACTGACAAATCGTCCGATCAGGGCGCTACTTAGGTTCTTCAGGGTGCCCTGGGCTTCTGCGCTCTTGTCGTAGTGCTTCAACCAGTAGGTTTCGGCCTTAAGTCGATCCAAGGCTTCACTAAGCTCATCCTCGCTGTAGATACCCAGACTCCACTCGGCGATTTTGGCTACCAGTTCACTGCCTGAGCGCACATCACTCAGGACCGAAAGGTCAACGAATCCACCGACAATGGCGTCTTCAAAATCATGCACTGAGTAGGCAACGTCATCGGCGAAATCCATGACCTGAGCCTCAACAGATTTAACCCGATACGGTGCACCTTCTCTGAGCCAATTGAAAACCGGCAGGTCATCTTCGTAAACACCAAACTTGATCGAGTGCTCGCGACCCTGAGGTGCATCAGCAAGACTCCACGGATACTTGCAGGTGGCATCTAGGCTGGCACGAGTCAGATTTAGTCCGAGCGAGGTGCCGTCAGGCAGGAAAACTTTTGGTTCGATGCGCGTGAGCAAACGCAGAGTCTGAGCGTTGCCCTCAAACCCTCCAATGTTCTCAGACCAGTCGTTCAGAGCCTTTTCACCATTGTGCCCGAACGGCGGATGACCCAAATCATGGGCCAAACAAGCCATGTCAACGATGTCAGCGTTGAGGTTTAGGTCACGTGCCATTTCGCGACCAATCTGAGCCACCTCTAGAGAGTGGGTCAAACGAGTGCGAGCAAAATCTCCACCAGACGGAGAAAGAACTTGAGTCTTGGCACCGAGTCGGCGAAGGGCAGACGAATGAACCACGCGTGCCCGATCGCGGGCAAACTCTCCGCGCCGAGTGCCGCTGGTGCGCTCTTCGGTCAGGAACCGTTCACGATCGAAGTCACTGTAGCCAGGCTCGATTGAGTTTCGAATGTCCATTTAGCCTCCTGAAACTCCGATTTCCGCGTCTAGAAGGACCTTGCGCTGGTCACTGATCAACTCACGCGACTGAAGCCAATTCTCTGGGAGTGCGCAAACTTTTGCACCACCCAGTCGTCCACGTGGGCCCTCGGCTTCTTCACCCGGATACGGTTGTTCGCGATCAAGTGTTCCCAGGATGTCATCCATGTGTGCCAGCGACTCAACCTGTGCAAGTGAGGCTCTGAATTCCCCACCCACCGGATACCCCTTGAAGTACCAGGCAACGTGCTTACGAATGTCTCGGCAGGCGTGTTCTTCGCTCTCAAAAAACTCGACTAGAAGCTCGCCGTGACGCTTGAACGCATCAGCAACTTGACCAAGGTTTGGCTGAATCGGCGAGATAGCAGCATTTGAGTTTGGATCACGCTGGTACTCATCGAAAGCCGCCTGAAGGTCTCCAAACAACCATGGACGACCTAGGCAACCGCGACCAACTACTACGCCGTCTACTCCGGTTTCGCGCATCATTCGAATTGCATCTGCGGCTGACCAGATGTCACCGTTTCCAAGAACCTGGACATCCGGCAGAGACTCTCTGAGCGTTGCAATTGCCTGCCAGTCCGCCTGCCCCGAGTAATACTCCGAAGCTGTTCGGCCGTGAAGAGCTACCGCGGTCACACCGGCATCTCTGGCTGCTTTTCCGGCATCCAGGTAGGTTAGGTGATCCGAATCGATGCCTTTGCGCATTTTTACGGTCAGCGGGATATCGCCGGCGGCCTTAACTGCGGCCGTGACTATTGAAGCGAAGAGGTCCTGCTTCCAAGGCAGAGCAGCTCCGCCACCCTTTCGGGTCACCTTCGGCACCGGGCATCCGAAATTCAAATCGATGTGGTCCGCGCGGTCCTCTGCAACCAGCATGGTTACAGCCTCAGCGATTGTCTTTGGGTCAACACCGTAAAGCTGCACTGAACGAATGTCTTCGGACTCGTGATGCCCTACTAGTCGCAAAGACTCCTCGGTTCGCTCGACGAGCGCCCTAGAAGTGACCATCTCAGAAACAAACAGCCCGCCACCAAATTCACGACACAGACGACGAAAAGCTGTGTTAGTGATTCCAGCCATCGGTGCCAGCACCACCGGGGTTTTAATCCCGATGGAGCCGTACTGCAGTGCCGGCTTCTCGCCCAGTTGATCTGTCATGGTTCCTAGGAAACTAGCTTGGCGCCAAGGTATTCGCGAAGCTTAGACAGCGATACGCGCTCCTGCTGCATGGTGTCTCGTTCGCGAACGGTAACTGCCTGGTCGTCAAGAGTCTCGAAGTCGACGGTCACACAGAATGGAGTTCCGATTTCGTCCTGACGACGGTATCGACGACCAATCGCACCCGAGTCATCAAAGTCGATGTTCCAGTAACCACGTAGCTCCTGAGCGAGGTTACGCGCTACTGGCGATAGGTCCTCATTACGAGACAACGGAAGAATGGCGGCCTTCACTGGAGCCAGGCGGTAATCAAGGCGGAGAACTGTACGGACGTCTACGCCACCCTTGGTGTTTGGTGCTTCATCCTCAGAATATGCGTCAACCAAGAAGGCCATTAGCGAACGGGTTAGACCCGCCGCTGGCTCAATTACGTAGGGAGTCCAACGCTCCCCCTTGGCCTGGTCGAAGTAGCTCAGATCGGTGCCTGATTCACGGGAGTGAGTGGTGAGGTCAAAGTCTGTGCGGTTTGCAATACCTTCAAGCTCGCCAAATTCACTGCCCGGGAAGCCGAAGCGGTACTCGATGTCGACGGTACGCTTTGAGTAGTGTGACAGCTTCTCTTTGGCGTGCTCGTAGAGGCGCAGGTTGTCCGGATTGATACCCAAATCGGTGTACCAATTCATACGCTGTTCAATCCAGTAGTCGTGCCATTCTTCGTCGGTTCCAGGCTCGACAAAGAATTCCATCTCCATCTGCTCGAACTCGCGGGTACGGAAGATGAAGTTTCCAGGTGTGATCTCGTTTCGGAATGACTTTCCGATTTGACCGATTCCAAACGGAGGCTTCATTCGAGCTGCACCAAGAACGTTGGCGAAGTTTACGAAGATGCCCTGCGCCGTCTCTGGACGCAGGTAGTGAAGGCCTTCCTCGGCTGCTACCGGACCCAAGAAGGTTTGTAGCAAACCGTTGAAGGCTTTCGGCTCAGTCCAGATGTCCTTGCCGCCACAGTTTGGGCAGGCAATGTCAGCCATGCTCTCAGGAGCACGACCCTTCTTCTCTTCGAAAGCCTCTTCTAGGTGATCCTGGCGGAAGCGCTTGTGGCAGCTGGTGCACTCAATTAGAGGGTCTGAGAACTCACGAACGTGACCAGATGCTTCCCACACCTTGCGAGGCAGGATTACTGAAGAGTCAAGTCCAACAATGTCTTCGCGGCTCTGTACTACAGTCCGCCACCACTGCTTTTTGATGTTCTCTTTTAGTTCAACACCCAGTGGTCCGTAATCCCAAGCCGAGCGGCTTCCGCCGTAAATCTCGCCTGCCTGAAAAACAAATCCACGACGTTTTGCGAGAGAAATTACTGAATCTAGACGATTTGGGGTAGCCACTTAAACTCCTTGCCCAAGCTGGATGCCTGGCACTTGTTCGAAGTTCTTAGTCTACTTTGAAGCCTGGGATTTTGGCTGATCTACAGCCCCACCAAATCTTCTATCTCGCTGGTGATAGTGCCCGATGGCAGCCCACAAAGAGGTTCGATCAAAGTCTGGCCAGAGGGTATCCATAAAAACAAATTCCGCATAGGCAGACTGCCAAAGAAGAAAGTTTGAGGTGCGCTGCTCGCCCGAGCTTCGAAGGAACAAATCAACATCTGGCAGGTAGTTGGTGTTGAGATACTTCTGAATGGTGCGCTCTGACACTGCGCTTGCCCTTAGCTTGCCTGATTCAACATCGGTGGCAATTGCTTTCACAGCGTCGGCGATCTCAATTCGTGACCCATAGTTCACACACATAGTCAGAGTCAGCGTCGTGTTCTTTTCGGTCAACTTTTCAGCCGCTCTAAGCTCATCGATCACCGATAACCACAGCCGCGGCCTGCGACCAGCCCAGCGAATCCGGACGCCCCAGGCATTCAGTTGATCGCGACGCTTTCGAAGCACCTCGCGGTTGAATCCCATAAGAAAACGAACCTCGTCAGGTGAACGCTTCCAATTTTCGGTAGAAAACGCGTAGACCGTGAGGTACTTAACCCCGGCTTCAATCGCTCCGGCAACAACGTCAAGCAAGGCCGCCTCACCGGCTTTATGCCCCTCTACCCTAGTGAGTCCGCGCTGGTTGGCCCATCGACCGTTGCCATCCATAACAATGGCAATGTGCTGCGGAACAGATCCGGGCACAAAACTTGGCACGGTTACGCCCGGCTTGGCTACTGAATCAAAAGTACTCATTGACGTTCCACGTGTTGAAGGGACTTTAGTCCGCGCTCGATGTGCCACTGACTATAAGCAGCAACGATACCCGATGCTGCGGAGCGAATACCGTCAGGAGCAGCCTCAACTACTTCCCACTCGCCAGACAAAAGCGCGCCGAGCATGACCGCGGTTTGCTGGTCAATGACGGCCGCACCTGCTGGCCGGCAATCACGACAAACCACGCCGCCGAGCTGCATCACAAACGCCTGATGAGGTCCTGGCGCGGAACAACGAGAGCAGTCAACAAAGTTTGGAGCCCAACCCGCAATTGCCAGTGCACGGAGGAGGTAAGAATCTAAAACTAAAGAGGCATCATGTTCACGGTTGGCCAGTGACCTGAGCGCACCAACCAAAAGCAAATACTGCTGAGGACTTGAGTCATCACCGGTGAGTTTTTCGGCGGTTTCAACCATCGCCGTTGCAGCGGTGTAGGCAGGGTAATCGGCAATGATTTCGCGGCCGTAGGCCCCAATAGTTTCAACCTGATTGACGACATCGAGTGTGCGACCCTCATAAAACTGGGCTTCAACAACCATGAACGGCTCAAGCCGGGCACCGAACTTAGATCCGGTACGGCGTACACCCTTGGCTACAGCCCTGATTTGCCCGTTGTACCTTGACAAAAGCGTGACGATGCGGTCGGCCTCACCCAACTTGTGGGTGCGCAGCACAACCGCTTCATCTCTGTATAAAGGCACAGAGCAAGTATCCGACTAATTGTCCTGATTAGTTGCGAATGGCTCGGTTCACCGCGGAAATAACCGCCTTGAGAGACGCAGTCGAAATGTCGCCATCAATACCAACACCCCAAAGTGTCTTTCCGTTGACCTCTAGTTCGACGTAAGCGGCTGCCTGAGCATCGCCACCCTCACTCAATGTGTGTTCAACGTAGTCGAGCAGGCGAACTTCGACGCCCTGCTGACTCAAGACACTCAAAAATGCTGAAATCGGGCCGTTACCGGTACCGTGTGCTTCCAACTCGCCAGTTCCATCACGCAACACGATGTTGAGGTCGACGGTGCCGTTCATGTCGCTGGCGGTGCGCATCTTCTTGAGCTCGAAACGGCCCCACTTTAGGTCGATTCGGTCCGCAGGGGCCGGCAGGTACTCATCGGTGAAGATGTCCCAAAGCATGGCTGATGAGACTTCGCCGCCCTTTTCATCGGTACGGTTTTGAACCACACGTGAGAACTCAATCTGCAGCTTTCTTGGCAGGTCTAGGTGGTGATCAGTCTTCAAAAGATAAGCCACGCCACCCTTGCCAGACTGTGAATTCACACGGATAACAGCCTCGTATGAGCGACCAACGTCCTTAGGGTCGATTGGCAAGTAAGGAACAGCCCAAACCAAGTCGTCGACCGACACGCCCTTGTCATCAGCCTCTTTGGCCATGAGCTCGAAGCCCTTTTTGATAGCGTCCTGGTGTGAACCTGAGAACGCGGTGTAAACCAAATCTCCACCGTAGGGAGCGCGTTCTGGCACGGCCAATTGGTTGCAGTACTCTACTGTCCGCTTGATCTCATCCAGATCACTGAAGTCGATGTGTGGGTCAATACCCTGACTGAACAGGTTCATACCCAGAGTGATTAGGTCCACGTTTCCAGTACGCTCGCCGTTTCCGAACAAGCAGCCCTCAATACGGTCCGCACCGGCCATGTATCCGAGTTCAGCCGCGGCAACTGCAGTCCCACGGTCATTGTGTGGGTGCAACGAAATCAGAACACTGTCGCGTCGGGCGATGTTTCGGCTCATCCATTCGATGGAGTCAGCGTAAACATTCGGAGTTGCCATCTCTACCGTTGCCGGTAGGTTGATGACCATCTTGTGATCCGGCTTTGGATCTAGAACCTCGATAACGGCATTGCAAACCTCAACCGCATACTCGAGCTCGGTACCGGTGTATGACTCTGGAGAGTACTCGTAGTAAACGTCGGTATCAGGAATCAGCGACTCCATCGAGCGGCATTTGCGAGCACCCGAGAGTGCGATCTCCATGATGCCCTGTTTGTCCTGGTTGAAAACCACCCGACGCTGAAGGACTGAAGTTGAGTTGTAGAAGTGCACGATTGCCTTCTTGGCACCCTTTAGCGACTCATAGGTGCGCTCAATAAGGGCATCGCGGGCCTGAGTTAGTACCTGAACAGTCACGTCTGCTGGGATGTGCCCATCTTCAATTAGTAGACGAACGAAGTCAAAGTCAGTCTGGCTGGCCGATGGAAATCCAACCTCAATCTCCTTGTAGCCCATCTTGACTAAAAGTTTGAACATCTTGAGCTTGCGCTCCGGACTCATCGGGTCGATCAATGCTTGGTTGCCATCGCGAAGGTCAACAGCGCACCAGCGCGGAGCTTCAGAAATTACTTTGTTCGGCCAGGTGCGATCTGGAAGTGAAACCGCAATTTGCTCGTGAAATGGTACATATTTGTGAACCGGCATTCCCGAAGGACGCTGTGTGTTTTCCATGATGTTCTCCTGTTGACCCGAGAGCTAAAACTATGCCTTCGGACTAAAAATGTGGGCCAATTCAATGGCGTGAGTGCGACCAGCAAAAAGCTCCGCAACGAGGAAGGCCGAGTTAGGCCTCGTTGCGGCCGCTAAGCAGGAGCGAGAACACACTTTTAGAGTAGACCTGAAATCCCTAGAATCCAAGTTTCCCAAGCTGTTTTGGATCGCGCTGCCACTCTGATGCAACCTTTACTCGCAGCCCCAGAAACACCTTGTGTCCGATTAGCTTTTCGATTTCAAGGCGTGAGCGCTTTCCGACATCAATTAGTCGTGAGCCCTTGTGGCCAATGATGATGCCTTTTTGACTGTCCCGCTCAACAAAGATGTTGGCATGGATGTCAGTAAGATTCTGCCCCTTACGCTTTGACATTTCATCGATGGTGACAGCAATAGAGTGAGGCAACTCATCACGAACACCCTCGAGTGCAGCCTCACGAATCAATTCACAGATGCGATTCTCAAGTGTCTCGTCGGTAACGGCCTCTGGCGGATAAAGCGCCGGCGATTCAGGCAGCAAGTCGATTAGTACCTTCGTCAAAACTTCAAGTTGATCCTCAGCGACGGCGGAAACCGGAACGATTGCTCGCCAGTCACGCAACTCAGCCACGGCTATCAGTTGCCTAGCCAGCTCTTCAGGGCTAACCAGTTCTGACTTCGTGACAATTGCAACCAGCTTTGCTCTCCTGAACTCATTCAGCTGCTCATTGATGAACTGGTCGCCGGGACCAATTTTTTCGTTGGCTGGGATGCAAAAACCAATTACGTCGACGTCTCCGAGGGTTTGCTCGACTAGATCATTCAGGCGCTGTCCAAGTAGCGTGCGAGGTCGGTGCAGGCCTGGAGTGTCGACCAAGATGAGTTGGCCAAAATCACGGTGCACAATTCCTCGAATCGCACGGCGAGTGGTCTGCGGCTTTGCACTGGTGATGGCGATCTTCTCGCCCACCAAGGCGTTGGTCAACGTTGACTTACCCACGTTTGGGCGCCCAACGAAAGATGCAAATCCCGAACGGTGCTCGCTCATTAGTTCTCCTGATCCAGTTGCTCAAAGGCAGACTGGGCGTCAGCCAAACTCTGTGCTTTCTGCACAATTACCGAGGTTAGTCGCTTTCGCTTACCCTCAATCCGCTCTGCGGTGATGTTTAAACCAGAAACGGTTACCTCATCCTTAAATTTAGGCAATCGCCCCAGGGCCTTGGCAAGTAGCCCGCCGATGCTGTCGACGTCCTCATCTTCAAGTTCAAGCTCAAGATTCTCACCCAGATCGCTGAGCGGAAAACGGGCATTCACTCGGTATCGTCCGTCACCTAGATCCACAAAGTCCAGGTCGTCTCGGTCGTACTCATCGCTGATTTCGCCAACGATTTCCTCGATGACATCCTCCATGGTTGCCAGGCCGGCAACTCCCCCATACTCGTCAATTACAACTGCGATGTGGGTTGAGGAAAGTTGCATTTCGCGAAGAAGATCGTCTACTTGTTTTGATTCGGGTACGAAGATGACTGGTCGGGCAACAGCGCTGGCCTTTCGTTTGGCCATCACGCTAGGGCTTTCATGAAGCAGGCGAGCCACATCTTTCATGTACAAGATGCCGCTAATGTCATCGATGTTCTTGCCAACTACAGGCAACCGCGAGTAACCGCGTTTTAGAAAAACACCCATTGCATCTCGAAGCTCAACGTCGGCGGCAACCGTTGCCATGTCGACTCGCGGAACCATAATCTCGCGAACGATGGTCTCGCTGAACTCTTCTACTGAATCTAGGAGTTCCTGCTCGAACTCTTCTGGCTCTTCACTCTTCGGCAAAGAAATCGGGGTGAAGACCAGGTGAATCGAAAGAATTAGGGGCGCGGCAGACTGAGCAAGGGATTTGATTACATCTGCCTGACCAAGGCGCTTAGCAGCAAACTGACTACCGATTAGCAGTGCAAACATCCAGAAGCTGGCAATTAGGGCACCCTGCCACCAACTCCACCCCAACGGGCTGACGCTTTGGCCGACAACCACACCAAAAATGCCGGTCAGGCTGAGTCGCACAAAGCCAAGGGATTCAGCTTGCGGGTCTTCATTGGCTTCTAAAGCCGCCTTGAGAACGGCCGTCACAGTCGTCAAGACGGCCAGAATGACCGCTATCCAGATT
This portion of the Rhodoluna limnophila genome encodes:
- a CDS encoding hemolysin family protein → MIILAIWIAVILAVLTTVTAVLKAALEANEDPQAESLGFVRLSLTGIFGVVVGQSVSPLGWSWWQGALIASFWMFALLIGSQFAAKRLGQADVIKSLAQSAAPLILSIHLVFTPISLPKSEEPEEFEQELLDSVEEFSETIVREIMVPRVDMATVAADVELRDAMGVFLKRGYSRLPVVGKNIDDISGILYMKDVARLLHESPSVMAKRKASAVARPVIFVPESKQVDDLLREMQLSSTHIAVVIDEYGGVAGLATMEDVIEEIVGEISDEYDRDDLDFVDLGDGRYRVNARFPLSDLGENLELELEDEDVDSIGGLLAKALGRLPKFKDEVTVSGLNITAERIEGKRKRLTSVIVQKAQSLADAQSAFEQLDQEN